One Pleurocapsa sp. PCC 7327 DNA segment encodes these proteins:
- the cysK gene encoding cysteine synthase A produces MRVAQNITELVGRTPLVRLNRIPQAEGCVAQILVKLESMNPAASVKDRIGVHMINSAEREGLISPGKTILVEPTSGNTGIALAMAAAAKGYKLILTMPETMSLERRAMLKAYGAKLELTPGNKGMSGAIARANELLETIPNAYMLQQFNNPSNPEIHRLTTAEEIWEDTNGRVDILVAGVGTGGTITGVSEVIKQRKPEFKAIAVEPANSPVLSGGNPGPHKIQGIGAGFVPQVLKVDLIDEVITVTDEDAIAYSRRMAKEEGLLSGISSGAALCAAIQVAKRPENKGKLIVMIQPSFGERYLSTVLFQNLDEGEREPVLA; encoded by the coding sequence ATGCGCGTTGCTCAGAATATTACAGAACTCGTCGGTCGGACCCCTCTGGTTCGGTTAAATCGCATTCCCCAGGCAGAAGGTTGCGTCGCTCAAATCCTGGTTAAGCTAGAGAGCATGAATCCTGCTGCCTCAGTTAAAGACCGGATTGGCGTGCATATGATTAATAGCGCCGAACGAGAAGGATTAATTTCTCCCGGTAAAACCATTCTCGTCGAACCCACTTCAGGCAATACAGGAATTGCGCTGGCTATGGCAGCCGCTGCCAAAGGTTATAAATTAATCTTGACCATGCCAGAGACCATGAGTTTAGAGCGACGGGCAATGCTAAAAGCTTATGGCGCGAAATTGGAACTAACTCCGGGCAATAAGGGAATGAGCGGCGCGATCGCACGAGCGAACGAACTCTTAGAAACTATTCCCAATGCCTATATGCTCCAACAATTCAACAATCCTTCTAACCCAGAAATTCATCGATTGACAACGGCAGAGGAAATTTGGGAAGATACTAATGGTAGAGTGGATATTCTCGTCGCTGGCGTAGGAACAGGAGGCACGATTACCGGAGTTAGTGAAGTTATCAAACAGAGAAAGCCAGAGTTTAAAGCGATCGCAGTCGAACCAGCCAACAGCCCCGTCCTCTCTGGCGGTAATCCCGGCCCTCACAAAATTCAAGGCATCGGTGCAGGTTTTGTGCCTCAAGTCCTTAAAGTCGATCTGATCGATGAAGTAATAACCGTAACCGATGAAGACGCGATCGCCTATAGTCGTCGCATGGCAAAAGAAGAAGGTCTGCTATCTGGAATTTCTAGTGGGGCCGCCCTTTGTGCCGCTATCCAAGTAGCCAAGCGTCCAGAAAATAAGGGAAAGCTCATCGTCATGATTCAGCCCAGCTTTGGCGAACGCTATCTCAGTACGGTGCTGTTCCAAAACTTAGATGAAGGAGAGAGAGAGCCAGTACTTGCTTAA